In Miscanthus floridulus cultivar M001 chromosome 5, ASM1932011v1, whole genome shotgun sequence, one genomic interval encodes:
- the LOC136452162 gene encoding uncharacterized protein, translating into MEEVAVSPMVAAALVLDNNGADDAVSSTAIPSVTVSVEEKEEINGDFSTITSAANNNDEELLTTPVSSRSPSTRKKRGAFGLFRAMFLSFGRSDSMKKTDDDGDTTSPNKKRVIAAAADDHKPAGDESPSWKHIVDGMRPLRLRGQELEYYPPPPPLGHADVYHDVILPPPSPARSGFEFEEVGMISRYASAEDLHQMDSADEEGALAAEGGDGDGDSSCPHAIDMQAEEFIAKFYEQFKSESFNGRPSE; encoded by the coding sequence ATGGAGGAAGTAGCTGTTTCGCCCATGGTCGCTGCCGCCCTAGTGCTCGACAACAATGGCGCCGACGACGCGGTCTCCAGCACTGCCATCCCTAGCGTAACTGTAAGcgtagaggagaaagaagagatcAATGGGGACTTTTCCACGATCACCTCGGCCGCAAACAACAACGACGAGGAGTTGCTCACCACTCCCGTCTCCTCCAGGAGCCCTTCCACTCGCAAGAAGCGCGGCGCGTTCGGCCTCTTCAGGGCGATGTTCCTGTCCTTCGGCCGGAGCGACAGCATGAAGAAGACAGACGACGACGGCGACACCACGAGCCCCAATAAGAAGAGGGTCATCGCGGCTGCTGCCGACGACCACAAGCCCGCCGGTGACGAGTCGCCATCGTGGAAACACATCGTGGACGGCATGCGCCCGCTCCGCCTCCGCGGGCAGGAGCTGGAGTACTAccctccgccaccgccgctggGCCACGCCGACGTGTACCACGACGTGATcctcccgccgccgtcgccggcgcgGTCCGGTTTCGAGTTCGAGGAGGTGGGCATGATCAGCCGCTACGCGTCTGCTGAGGATCTGCACCAGATGGACAGCGCGGACGAAGAGGGTGCTCTGGCGGCGGAGGGTGGCGACGGCGATGGTGACAGCAGTTGCCCACACGCCATCGACATGCAGGCGGAGGAGTTCATCGCCAAGTTCTACGAGCAGTTCAAGTCAGAATCGTTCAACGGCCGTCCCTCCGAGTGA